In the genome of Notamacropus eugenii isolate mMacEug1 chromosome 5, mMacEug1.pri_v2, whole genome shotgun sequence, one region contains:
- the LOC140508172 gene encoding uncharacterized protein produces MTPGSHRPPAQEWVTFQDLAVDFTPEEWDLLNHPQKQLYKEVMLENAWNLLSLGLPVPGKDLISYLEGKEAPWLLEQEGLSNSCPEGEIRPEMQEITGKPIISVKETQEESFVSGCPCDLAGRQICAVFLRIHAGEKSYDYLHCGKDLNQQSSLINHQKIQIGKKPHECHEWGEAFREHSSFLIHQRIHSGEKPYECDQCGKAFRRSSHLVVHQRSHTGEKPYVCHQCGKAFKQWAHFARHRRIHTGEKPYECNQCGKAFRCSSSLTVHQRIHTGEKPYECNQCGKAFSSNYSLTYHQSIHTGEKPYECNQCGKAFRLNSKLAVHQRSHTGEKPYQCNQCGKAFTQNSSLVAHKRIHTGEKSYECNHCGKAFRISSHLVVHQRIHTGEKPYECNQCGKAFRRRSSLAKHQSIHTRQTL; encoded by the exons ATGACCCCTGGGAGCCACAGACCCCCAGCCCAG GAGTGGGTGACATTCCAGGATTtggctgtggacttcaccccAGAGGAGTGGGACCTCTTGAACCATCCTCAGAAACAGTTGTACAAagaggtcatgctggagaatgcctGGAACCTGCTGTCCCTGG GGTTGCCAGTCCCTGGAAAAGATCTGATCTCTTATTTGGAGGGAAAGGAAGCTCCCTGGCTGCTGGAGCAAGAAGGCCTGAGCAACTCCTGTCCAG AAGGAGAGATTAGACCTGAAATGCAAGAGATTACTGGAAAGCCAATCATTTCTGTGAAAGAAACCCAAGAGGAAAGCTTTGTGAGTGGTTGTCCCTGTGACTTGGCTGGGAGACAAATCTGTGCTGTATTTCTTAGAATCCACGCAGGAGAGAAATCTTATGATTATCTTCATTGTGGGAAGGACTTGAATCAACAGTCATCCCTTATTAACCATCAAAAAATTCAAATTGGAAAGAAACCACATGAGTGTCATGAATGGGGTGAAGCTTTTAGAGAACACTCATCCTTCCttatacatcagagaatccacagtggagagaaaccttatgaatgtgaccaatgtggaaaggcttttagaagaAGCTCTCATCTTGTTGTACATCAGAGAAGCCACACCggagagaaaccttatgtatGTCATCAGTGTGGCAAGGCTTTCAAACAGTGGGCACATTTTGCTAGACACCGgcgaatccacactggagagaaaccttatgaatgtaatcaatgtggaaaggctttcagatgcAGCTCCAGtcttactgtacatcagagaatccacactggagagaaaccctatgaatgtaatcagtgtggaaaggctttcagctCCAACTATAGCCTTACTTATCATCAGAgcatccacactggagagaaaccttatgagtgtaatcaatgtggaaaggctttcagactgAACTCTAaacttgctgtacatcagagaagccacactggagagaaaccttatcagtgtaatcagtgtggaaaggctttcacacagaACTCCAGTCTTGTTGCACAcaagagaatccatactggagagaaaagttatgaatgtaatcattgtggaaaggcttttagaataAGTTCTCATCTtgttgtacatcagagaatccacactggagagaaaccttatgaatgtaatcaatgtggaaaggcttttagaagGAGATCTTCTCTTGCTAAACATCAGAGCATCCACACAAGACAAACTTTATGA